In a genomic window of Lagopus muta isolate bLagMut1 chromosome 2, bLagMut1 primary, whole genome shotgun sequence:
- the GPR63 gene encoding probable G-protein coupled receptor 63, protein MVFSAMLTPTNSGTSNATFIVYENSYTNFTTPQVLLRSGTTQPLRYSSGAVLTTERSTFLVHTTAVLPSQEVFRSLSLPLQIILSAAMIFIVLVSFLGNFVVCLMVYQKAAMRSAINILLASLAFADMLLAVLNMPFALITIITTHWIFGDIFCRVSAMFFWLFVIEGVAILLIISIDRFLIIVQRQDKLTPYRAKILIVISWAASFVVAFPLSVGNPNLQIPSRAPQCVFGYSTSPGYQAYVIIILLISFFIPFLVMLYSFMGILNTVRHNAVRIHSHPDSICLSQASKLGLMSLQRPFQMNIDMSFKTRAFTTILILFLVFIVCWAPFTTYSLIATFNSHFYYKHNFFEISTWLLWLCYLKSALNPLIYYWRIKKFHDACLDLMPKYFKFLPQLPGHTRRRIRPSAIYVCGEHRSVV, encoded by the coding sequence ATGGTTTTCTCAGCAATGTTGACACCAACCAATTCTGGGACCTCAAATGCTACTTTTATTGTTTATGAAAATTCCTACACGAATTTTACCACTCCCCAGGTCTTACTTCGTAGTGGCACAACACAGCCACTGAGATATAGTTCAGGTGCTGTGCTCACCACTGAGAGAAGTACTTTTCTGGTACACACTACAGCTGTCCTGCCATCACAAGAAGTTTTCAGGAGCTTGAGTTTGCCACTCCAGATCATACTTTCTGCTGCTATGATATTTATTGTGTTGGTTTCTTTCCTTGGAAACTTTGTTGTATGCCTCATGGTCTACCAGAAGGCAGCTATGCGATCTGCAATTAACATTCTCTTAGCAAGCCTGGCTTTTGCAGacatgctgctggcagtgctgaacATGCCTTTTGCTCTGATAACAATCATTACCACTCACTGGATTTTTGGGGATATCTTCTGCAGAGTCTCTGCCatgtttttttggctttttgtcaTAGAGGGGGTAGCAATTCTTCTTATCATTAGCATCGACCGATTTCTTATTATAGTTCAGAGACAGGATAAACTGACACCTTACCGTGCAAAGATTCTCATTGTGATTTCCTGGGCAGCAtcctttgttgttgcttttccaTTATCAGTAGGGAATCCTAATCTGCAGATACCCTCGAGAGCACCTCAGTGTGTTTTTGGCTACTCTACTAGCCCCGGCTACCAAGCATACGTGATAATTATCttgctaatttctttttttattccattcttGGTAATGCTATATTCTTTTATGGGCATACTCAACACCGTCCGCCACAATGCAGTTCGTATCCATAGCCACCCTGACAGCATATGCCTGAGCCAGGCCAGCAAACTTGGTCTCATGAGCTTACAGAGACCTTTTCAGATGAACATTGATATGAGCTTTAAAACTCGTGCCTTCACCACCATCTTGATTTTGTTCCTTGTCTTCATAGTGTGTTGGGCACCCTTCACCACTTACAGCCTTATTGCCACATTCAACAGCCACTTCTACTACAAGCACAACTTTTTTGAGATAAGCACTTGGCTCCTCTGGCTCTGCTACCTCAAGTCTGCACTGAACCCACTGATTTACTACTGGAGGATTAAGAAGTTTCATGATGCATGCTTAGACTTGATGCCTAAATACTTCAAGTTTTTGCCACAGCTACCTGGCCATACAAGGCGGCGCATTCGACCCAGTGCCATCTATGTATGTGGAGAACATCGGTCAGTAGTGTAA